GACGGGCGCTATGCCTATATCTCACCGACCGCCGACGGTTATGTCGGCAATTTCGTGATGATCCTGGACCTCAAAAACCCCGAAAAACCTGAAGAGGTCGGTCGGTGGTGGATCCCCGGGCAGTGGCAGGGAGGTGGCGAAGACTACCCCTGGGACGATTGGGTTCCGCCCCGTTGCCATCATCCGATCCGGCGTGGAGACCGCCTCTATGTCAGTTACTGGCATCACGGATTGTTCATTCTCGACATTTCCGACATGTCGAAACCCAAGGCGATCTCGAGTCTGAATACGAGCCCGGTGTATCCCCACCCGACCCATACCTGCCTGCCGTTCAAGGAAAAGATTGCAGGCCGTGACATCATGATCGTAGCCGATGAAGATGTCGCCAAACTCTATCCCTCGCCACCGGCGTTCACCTGGGTCTACGACATCACGGTGGAGACCATTCCGACCTCGATCGCGACATGGCAGGTCGAAGGACTGCATGGGGATGGCTCCCCGCAGGAGCCGATGACCGGCTGCCACCAGCCATCGGAGCGCGTGGCCGGCACGATCGTACCCTTTGCCTGGTTTGCCCAAGGCCTGCGGATTGTCGATTTTGCCGATCCGTACAGTCCTCGCGAGCTCGGCCACTTCCTTCCAGACGTGCCGGAGTCGCAGGCGCGGCCGTCATCAAACGATGTGACGATCGATGACCGCGGCATCATTTATCTGATCGACCGGATCCACGGCGTGGACATCATCGAAACCAGCGTTTTCTGAGGAACCAATGGCCAAGATCTCCGACAAGCACTACGCCATCGGCAAGAAAAACCCGAACCTGCCTTTTCATCCGGCCGTTCGCGCCGGCGATTACATTTTCGTGTCGGGCCAGGTCTCCAAGGATGAGAACGGCAACATGATGGTGGGCTCGATCGAAACCGAGACGGCTGGAACCATCGAGGCCATTCAACGCCTCATCGCCGAGGAAGGTGCGACGCTGAAGGACGTCGTCCGCGTCTGCACCTATCTCGAGGATCCACGTGACTTTGGCCGCTACAACGCGGTTTTCAAAAAGTATTTCGACGGCGCGGTGCTGGCCCGAACCACGGTCGAAGCACGTGCAGTGATCACGACGCGGATCGAAATCGACTGCATCGTCTACAAACCGTTGGAAGACTGAACGTGAAACCTGGGAAACCGACAATCAGGAGAAACCCATGATCCGGGTATTGGGACGCAAGACATCGGGAAACGTGCAGAAGGTTCTGTTTTTTCTGGAGGAAACCGGGACGGAATACGATCGCGAGGATTTCGGTCGGCTGTTTGAGAATACCAAAACGCCGGAATACCTCGCCATGAATCCGACAGCCAAAGTGCCGACGGTCATTGATGGCGACACGGTCACGTGGGAGAGCAACACGATCCTGCGTTATCTCGCGGTTACCCGGGCGCCTGGGCTAACCGGCTCCAATCCGGCCGAGTGTGCCGAGGTCGAACGGTGGATGGACTTTCTGCTCGCCGCGATCAATCCCGGTTACCTGGCGGCCTTCAAGGGCGCGAAGCTCGAACCGTCGGAACGGCCTGCAGGCTTCGACGCACAATTAGCCGACCTTCACGCCCAGATGACGATCGTGAGCGACACTCTGGACGGCAATGAGTTCGCGGCGCTCGGAAAGCTGACGATCGCCGATATTGCAATGGCGCCCATCATGGGCCGTTGCCTGAATTTCCCATACCAACGTCCGGCGATGCCCGGGCTTGAAGCCTGGTTCGAACGGATGTCCGCGCGCGATGCGTTCAAAGCGGCAACGGGGTGAACGGGGAGTCATGACAGGGGTGCGCTGATGCAAATCGCGATCATAGGCATGGGTTCCATGGGCCCCGGGATGGCGGCGCGGATTGCGCGCGGTGGGCATGATGTCCGTGCCTTCGATATCGCCGAAGCCGCTCGAGGGCGGGCGGCATCGCTGTTGCCGATGATCGTCTCCGCGCTCGATGGCCTGGAGATCAAAGATCAGGGCGGCAATCTTTCCTTTGCCGGGTCACTCGAGGAAGCGGTAGCGGGGGCTGACCTGGTCATCGAGAACATTCCCGAGAACATCGATACGAAAGCAGCGCTTTATCGCGAACTGGACCCGCTTCTGGCTGCCGACACGATTGTCGCGACAGACACCTCCGGCATCCCGATCACGAAGCTTCAGGCACACATTTCGCACCCCCGGCGATTTGTCGGCATGCACTGGTCAAATCCGCCGCATATCGTGCCGATGATCGAGGTCATTGCCGGCGAGCAAACGGCGCCGGACGTCGTGACCGCAATACAGACCCTGATCCGCGATCTTGGTTTGCTGCCGGTGACCCTGAAGAAGGACGTGCCCGGGTTCGTCGAGAATCGCGTGCTCTACGCGCTTTTGCGAGAATGCGTCGACCTGGTGGAACGCGGTGTTATCGACCCGGAAGATCTCGACACCTGTGTCAACTGGGGTATCGGCTACAAGTTAGCTGTCATCGGTCCCATGCGGCTCCTCGATATGGCAGGCCTGGACATCTACCAGTCCGTATCCTCGTTTCTGAACGCTGAGCTATGCAACCGCGACGATGTCTCGCCGATGGTGACAACAGCAACCGAAAAGGGCCAGCTTGGCATGAAAACCGGTGGCGGCCTTTTCGACTACACGGAAGAGGACCTCACTGCTTTTCCGCGCGAACGCGCACAGACCTTGATCGCGGTACGCAAGATCCTGGAGGATCGGTCATGACTCGTCCATCCGGAAGCTTGGGCGCGCGGGCACTTGAGACACTCAAGCTCCTACTGGGTCTTGCACTTGTGTTGATGGTGGTTCTGAACATCGTCAATGCTGCCGGACGCTATGGCGGCCTCCCCGTTCCGGGCGGCATGGACGAACTTCTGGTAATCGCCATGATCTGGGTCGTCATGATCGGCTGCATTCTGGCGACGCATGACCGTACGCACCTGGCGATCAATCTTCTGCCCCAGTCGCTGAACAACGACCGCCGTCGCGTCCTCGAAACACTTGTGACCTTTCTGACGGCTGGCGTCTGTGCGTTTGTTGCCTGGCATTCATGGACCTTCATCGAACGCATCGGTGCGATCGGGCAAAAGAGCATGGGGCTCGGGGTTCCGATGGTCGTGCCGCACCTGGCCATTTTTGTCGGATTTGCCGGTACCGCCCTCGTTTCGTTGGTTCTTGCGGTCACGGACTGCCGAGCCTTCTTCCAGGATCGGGCCAAATGATATGGGCCATCGCGCTAACAATCGTGTTGCTGGTTGCGCTTGGCGCGCCGATCTTCGTCGCACTGCTGGCAGGCGCGGCTGTAGGGCTCTCGATGTTCAACGGACCCCCGCTGATCGCCTTGCAGCAGACAATTTTCGGCGGACTGGATGCCTACGCGCTGCTGGCCGTGCCGTTCTTCGTCTTCGCAGGAGAGCTGATGGCCGCCTCGGGTATCGCGAACCGGCTCATCGCGCTGGTCCAGGCCTTGTTCGGTCGCGTTCCGGGGTCGCTGGGTATCGCGGCACTCGGCGGTTCTACCCTGATCGGGACGATATGCGGTTCCTCTGCTGCCGCGGTCGCGGCTGTAGGCAAGAACATGTACCCGCGGCTTCTGGACGCCCAATACGGTCAGCGTCGGGCGTCCGGGATCATTACGTCATCAGGTGCGATCGACATTGTCATCCCGCCGTCCATCGCCATGATCCTCTACGGAGCGGCCGCGGAACAGAGCATTCCCAAACTGTTCATCGCCGGGATCGTGCCGGGACTATTCGTGGCACTTTTGATGGGTATTTACATCTCAGCATCAGCTCGTTTCTCCGGCCTGCCGACGGAAGGCCGGTTCGACCCACGTTCGACGATCATCGCGTTTCAAAAGGCGATCGGCGCGTTGTTCATGCCGGTTTTTATCCTGACGGGAATTTACGCGGGCGCCTTTTCGCCGACAGAGGCCGGTGGCTTTGCCTGCGCCTATGCCATCATTCTCGGGCTGGTCTTCTACCGCAGCCTGACTTTGTCGGACATTCTGGCCGCAGCTGCCCGTGCAGCGATGATCACAGCGCAAATCATGGTCGTTGTTGCCGCAGCAAGCGTGATTTCCTGGCTGCTCACCGTCAAGGGAGTGCCGCAAGCGCTGATTGCCGGAATTATCGACGCCGGCCTGTCACCGCTGATGTTTCTATTGGCGGTGAACGTTTTTTTGCTCGCCACCGGCTGCTTCCTCGATCCGACTTCGGCGATTTTGGTTCTGGCACCACTGCTGGTCCCGATCGCCATCGCTCTCGGTATCGACCCCATCCATTTCGGGGTCATCATGACGGTGAACCTTGCGATCGGAATGTTCACACCGCCATTCGGGCTCAACATTTTTGTCGCCCAATCCGTCCTCGGCGTGTCGGCAGCGGACATCTATCGCGGAGTCCTGCCCTTTGTAGCCGTGCAAACCATAGCCCTGGCAGTCATCACGCTCCTGCCGGTGCTGTCTCTGTGGCTCGTCCGCGCAATGTCATAAAAACCAGGGAGAAGAGATCATGAATTTCGTCCGGAGCTTAATTGGTCGCATGCTGCTCGTAGCGGCAGCGACAGCCATGCTTTGCGCTCCTACTCTTGCTCAAAGTACGATGAAGCTGTCTTCGGCCACCATCAATGATGTCCAGCACGAGTGGCAAAAGGTCTTCGCCCAGGAAATGAACAATCGTGCTGGTGATGCGGTGACAGTAGAGATCTATCCCGCAAGCCAGTTGGGTGCGATCCCACGCATGACCGAGGGCGTGCTTCTTGGCACAATCGAGGCCTTCACCACACCAACGTCCTTCGTGACAGGCGTTGATCCACGTTTTCAGGCTTTCGACATTCCGGGGCTCTTCCACGACGCTGACGAAGTTCGCGCAGTGATCCACAATCCGGAGTTTCGTGATCATCTGGAAACCTTGTTCCTGGACAAGGGTGTGCGCATCATCGGCGCGATCTACAACTCGCCAATGCTGATGCTGACGTCCAATCCGGTGACAGAGCTGGCAGGAGTCGACGGGCTTAAGATCCGCACATTCGCCTCGCCTCTGCAGCAGGAGCCGATGAAAGCCATCGGAGCCATTCCGACGCCGCTCGCCCTTTCGGAAGTCGTGCCCCAGCTTCAGTCGGGCGGTATCGACGGCCTGCTTGCCGGCATGCCTATTCTGACCGCGTTCAAATTCTATGACACGGCTCAGCATGTGACCGACTTGAACTTCTCGCATCTCATATCGATCACACTTGTCAATGAAGCATGGTTCCAAAGCCAGACGCCGGAGGTCCGTAAAGCCATTCGTGCCGCCGGACGAGCGGCCGAAGAAGCTGTGTTCGACTGGGGCGTTGCCAATGTCGAGCGTGCCAACAAGGCCTGGATCGACGCCGGAGGCAAAATCCACAATCTTCCGGAAGCCGAGCAGTCGCGCATGATGGACACCTTCGCCGACGTCGGCGCCAAGACGATTGCTGATCAGACCGACGTCGTGGCCGAGTACGATCGCATTGTCGGCGTTCTCGACGCCCACAGGTCCAAATAGGCTCAGTCGGAGGACCCGTGTTCGACTTCCCGGCATACCACGCGACTGTCGCTTCCATCGGTACAAATGTGCCGGATCAAGGCAGGCGTCCGGCCTGTGCGATAGTCAAGACGAACCATCGATCGGGTTGCGTA
This portion of the Hoeflea prorocentri genome encodes:
- a CDS encoding LVIVD repeat-containing protein is translated as MADALNTTLLAHIDCPGGGQVWVDGTTLYIGHMRFPSGTTIVDVADPRQPKVISKIGVPDGWHSHKVRVANDLMLVNHEKIGQEGDHSFGGGLGIYDVADPSNPRLLSKWRTGGRGVHRYDFDGRYAYISPTADGYVGNFVMILDLKNPEKPEEVGRWWIPGQWQGGGEDYPWDDWVPPRCHHPIRRGDRLYVSYWHHGLFILDISDMSKPKAISSLNTSPVYPHPTHTCLPFKEKIAGRDIMIVADEDVAKLYPSPPAFTWVYDITVETIPTSIATWQVEGLHGDGSPQEPMTGCHQPSERVAGTIVPFAWFAQGLRIVDFADPYSPRELGHFLPDVPESQARPSSNDVTIDDRGIIYLIDRIHGVDIIETSVF
- a CDS encoding RidA family protein, with protein sequence MAKISDKHYAIGKKNPNLPFHPAVRAGDYIFVSGQVSKDENGNMMVGSIETETAGTIEAIQRLIAEEGATLKDVVRVCTYLEDPRDFGRYNAVFKKYFDGAVLARTTVEARAVITTRIEIDCIVYKPLED
- a CDS encoding glutathione S-transferase family protein, whose product is MIRVLGRKTSGNVQKVLFFLEETGTEYDREDFGRLFENTKTPEYLAMNPTAKVPTVIDGDTVTWESNTILRYLAVTRAPGLTGSNPAECAEVERWMDFLLAAINPGYLAAFKGAKLEPSERPAGFDAQLADLHAQMTIVSDTLDGNEFAALGKLTIADIAMAPIMGRCLNFPYQRPAMPGLEAWFERMSARDAFKAATG
- the fhmpcd1 gene encoding 5-formyl-3-hydroxy-2-methylpyridine 4-carboxylate 5-dehydrogenase codes for the protein MQIAIIGMGSMGPGMAARIARGGHDVRAFDIAEAARGRAASLLPMIVSALDGLEIKDQGGNLSFAGSLEEAVAGADLVIENIPENIDTKAALYRELDPLLAADTIVATDTSGIPITKLQAHISHPRRFVGMHWSNPPHIVPMIEVIAGEQTAPDVVTAIQTLIRDLGLLPVTLKKDVPGFVENRVLYALLRECVDLVERGVIDPEDLDTCVNWGIGYKLAVIGPMRLLDMAGLDIYQSVSSFLNAELCNRDDVSPMVTTATEKGQLGMKTGGGLFDYTEEDLTAFPRERAQTLIAVRKILEDRS
- a CDS encoding TRAP transporter small permease is translated as MTRPSGSLGARALETLKLLLGLALVLMVVLNIVNAAGRYGGLPVPGGMDELLVIAMIWVVMIGCILATHDRTHLAINLLPQSLNNDRRRVLETLVTFLTAGVCAFVAWHSWTFIERIGAIGQKSMGLGVPMVVPHLAIFVGFAGTALVSLVLAVTDCRAFFQDRAK
- a CDS encoding TRAP transporter large permease → MIWAIALTIVLLVALGAPIFVALLAGAAVGLSMFNGPPLIALQQTIFGGLDAYALLAVPFFVFAGELMAASGIANRLIALVQALFGRVPGSLGIAALGGSTLIGTICGSSAAAVAAVGKNMYPRLLDAQYGQRRASGIITSSGAIDIVIPPSIAMILYGAAAEQSIPKLFIAGIVPGLFVALLMGIYISASARFSGLPTEGRFDPRSTIIAFQKAIGALFMPVFILTGIYAGAFSPTEAGGFACAYAIILGLVFYRSLTLSDILAAAARAAMITAQIMVVVAAASVISWLLTVKGVPQALIAGIIDAGLSPLMFLLAVNVFLLATGCFLDPTSAILVLAPLLVPIAIALGIDPIHFGVIMTVNLAIGMFTPPFGLNIFVAQSVLGVSAADIYRGVLPFVAVQTIALAVITLLPVLSLWLVRAMS
- a CDS encoding TRAP transporter substrate-binding protein — its product is MNFVRSLIGRMLLVAAATAMLCAPTLAQSTMKLSSATINDVQHEWQKVFAQEMNNRAGDAVTVEIYPASQLGAIPRMTEGVLLGTIEAFTTPTSFVTGVDPRFQAFDIPGLFHDADEVRAVIHNPEFRDHLETLFLDKGVRIIGAIYNSPMLMLTSNPVTELAGVDGLKIRTFASPLQQEPMKAIGAIPTPLALSEVVPQLQSGGIDGLLAGMPILTAFKFYDTAQHVTDLNFSHLISITLVNEAWFQSQTPEVRKAIRAAGRAAEEAVFDWGVANVERANKAWIDAGGKIHNLPEAEQSRMMDTFADVGAKTIADQTDVVAEYDRIVGVLDAHRSK